The following proteins come from a genomic window of Macadamia integrifolia cultivar HAES 741 chromosome 14, SCU_Mint_v3, whole genome shotgun sequence:
- the LOC122062155 gene encoding pentatricopeptide repeat-containing protein At4g28010-like, with product MILTPIVYRLQLLSNARHGSGMFCSFASGLAPNGVSVSNDPRIELENCIRLLRENPRRQGPESFALFKSAVDSGFNPSASSCNSLIDALARYREYDLSISAYKWMIHLEFLPNYRSLNVLMDCFIYARKPKFAFGVIGLVLKLGYTLNIFHLNLMLKELCRAGEVLWATELFREIGRIVMSPSVVSYNTIINGLCRANKLEEAMELRVEMEAKNCFPDVATYSILMNGLCKEGRVNDAVGLLDKMQEKGLNADVVVYSTLINGLCREGNVSKGKELFHDMLDKGISPNVVTYTCLVHGLSKMGHWKEATEMLNFMMESGIVPTVVIYTGMIDGLCKDGKSTEALKLMGLMMEKGVEPNIITYNVLINGLCKQGMVSDALNFLDTMKQRGIMPDVVTYNTLIWGLCDTGKVDEAVEILNKMVKGVYNVEPDTKTFNTLIQGLCNEGRFDEAMGVHQEMVKEKNLSNLFTYSMLIGGSLKTQNARKATELWQEMVGMGFVPNAFTYNIMIDGFCKMGMIGSAKGILSEMKAQGLCPSRFDYNTLMASLCKEGNLENAMGVFQEMKDSNCEPDVISFNIIIDGTLKAGDFQAAKELLVEMLQRGLAPDIITFSTLINWFSKAGLMDEAKNLFKTMTARGLSPDAIVYDSLLYGFSLKGKKDEVISLLHQMAAMGVALDVGLISTILKCLCMGEENPKVMELFPTFSLDASKEVKISCHELLTRLHKLQPRLQIQHA from the coding sequence AATCGTTTGCACTTTTCAAGTCTGCCGTTGATTCTGGATTCAATCCATCAGCTTCGTCCTGTAATTCCCTTATCGATGCACTCGCGAGGTACAGGGAGTATGATTTGTCTATTTCCGCATACAAGTGGATGATTCATTTGGAATTTTTGCCAAATTACCGATCATTAAATGTGTTAATGGACTGCTTCATCTATGCCCGGAAGCCCAAATTCGCCTTTGGAGTCATAGGGTTAGTGTTGAAGTTGGGTTACACCCTAAACATATTCCACTTGAACCTCATGCTTAAGGAATTGTGCCGGGCCGGCGAGGTCCTCTGGGCGACGGAGTTGTTTCGGGAAATTGGGAGAATTGTGATGTCTCCGAGTGTAGTTTCTTATAACACTATCATCAATGGGCTTTGCAGAGCAAACAAGTTGGAAGAAGCTATGGAGTTGCGGGTTGAAATGGAGGCAAAGAACTGTTTCCCCGATGTGGCTACTTACAGCATTCTCATGAATGGTCTCTGTAAGGAGGGTAGAGTTAATGATGCAGTGGGTTTGTTAGACAAGATGCAGGAGAAGGGTCTCAATGCAGATGTTGTTGTGTATAGTACACTTATAAATGGACTTTGTCGTGAGGGAAATGTCAGTAAGGGTAAGGAGCTGTTCCATGACATGTTGGACAAAGGAATTTCTCCAAATGTAGTTACTTATACTTGCTTGGTGCATGGGCTTAGCAAGATGGGGCACTGGAAAGAGGCCACAGAAATGTTAAATTTCATGATGGAATCTGGGATTGTTCCTACTGTTGTTATATATACAGGTATGATTGATGGCCTATGCAAGGATGGGAAGTCTACTGAAGCTTTGAAATTGATGGGTTTGATGATGGAGAAGGGTGTAGAACCCAACATTATAACCTATAATGTCTTAATTAATGGACTATGCAAACAGGGTATGGTGTCTGATGCATTGAATTTTTTGGACACCATGAAACAAAGGGGGATAATGCCTGATGTAGTTACCTACAATACATTGATTTGGGGGCTTTGTGATACTGGGAAGGTTGACGAGGCAGTAGAGATACTCAATAAGATGGTCAAAGGTGTGTATAATGTTGAGCCGGACACTAAGACATTTAACACGTTGATCCAGGGACTTTGCAATGAAGGCCGTTTTGATGAGGCCATGGGGGTTCATCAGGAGATGGTTAAGGAGAAGAACCTCAGTAATTTGTTCACTTATTCCATGCTAATTGGTGGGTCTTTAAAGACACAAAATGCCAGAAAGGCTACGGAGCTTTGGCAAGAGATGGTTGGCATGGGATTTGTTCCAAATGCCTTCACCTATAATATCATGATAGATGGATTCTGCAAAATGGGAATGATTGGTTCTGCGAAAGGAATTCTTTCTGAAATGAAAGCTCAGGGGCTATGTCCATCTCGGTTTGATTACAACACACTGATGGCGTCTTTGTGCAAGGAGGGTAATCTAGAGAATGCAATGGGTGTGTTTCAAGAAATGAAGGATTCAAACTGTGAACCCGATGTGATCTCATTTAATATTATAATTGATGGAACCCTTAAAGCTGGGGATTTTCAAGCAGCAAAGGAATTGCTTGTGGAAATGCTTCAAAGGGGTTTGGCTCCTGATATAATAACTTTTTCCACGTTAATAAATTGGTTTTCAAAGGCAGGGCTGATGGATGAGGCTAAAAATCTATTCAAGACTATGACTGCCCGTGGCCTGTCGCCGGATGCTATTGTATATGACTCTTTATTATATGGTTTTAGCTTGAAGGGTAAAAAAGATGAAGTCATCAGCTTACTTCATCAAATGGCAGCTATGGGTGTTGCTCTTGACGTGGGACTAATTTCTACTATTTTGAAATGTCTTTGTATGGGTGAAGAAAATCCCAAGGTCATGGAGTTATTCCCTACTTTTTCACTTGATGCATCAAAAGAAGTAAAAATCTCGTGCCATGAGTTGTTGACGAGACTCCATAAATTGCAGCCAAGGCTTCAAATACAGCATGCTTGA
- the LOC122061828 gene encoding uncharacterized protein LOC122061828, translating to MEKASSGDMDLDEWEYIPDDEDDHGLFDIKLSRKMGFDQKCVFDMNYFICPSPTPSRHIFDPPPKSSLPIPRRDSKKLVPIPVRLEPVSVKNPDHEFVKDESEVPVANPEAAVTGDQEMVSQVFFRKMKENEFVDMKMDSPKSGNTGIKPQSELGSFPFEEKDAGFKGEAKEHNKPSSRVATEQGMVKEDYPDSKINRESNWEGGFSILKWRLSGFGALCSVGVAAATICIFIFGTHQRHKHHLNQNQKLHFQIYADDKRIKEMVNHATRLNHAISAVRNAPLTRATISFGGYYDGL from the exons ATGGAGAAAGCCTCCTCAGGAGATATGGATTTGGATGAGTGGGAGTACATCcctgatgatgaagatgatcaTGGCCTTTTTGATATCAAGCTCTCAAGGAAGATGGGTTTTgatcagaagtgtgtattcgacATGAATTACTTCATCTGCCCATCTCCTACTCCTTCAAGACACATCTTTGATCCGCCTCCAAAATCGAGTCTTCCGATTCCGAGGAGGGATTCGAAGAAACTTGTTCCGATCCCAGTTCGATTGGAACCAGTTTCAGTGAAGAACCCAGATCATGAATTTGTGAAAGATGAATCTGAGGTTCCAGTTGCGAATCCAGAAGCAGCAGTTACAGGGGATCAAGAGATGGTCTCGCAAGTCTTCTTCAGGAAAATGAAGGAGAATGAATTTGTCGACATGAAAATGGACTCACCCAAATCAGGGAATACAGGGATTAAGCCTCAGTCAGAGCTGGGCTCCTTTCCATTTGAGGAGAAAGACGCAGGCTTTAAAGGTGAGGCCAAGGAACACAACAAGCCTTCTTCTAGAGTGGCAACTGAGCAAGGAATGGTGAAGGAGGACTACCCAGATTCCAAAATCAATAGAGAAAGCAACTGGGAAGGTGGGTTTTCTATCTTGAAGTGGAGACTATCTGGGTTTGGTGCTCTCTGCTCTGTAGGTGTGGCTGCTGCCACTATTTGCATCTTCATCTTTGGAACCCACCAGAGACACAAGCATCACCTGAACCAGAACCAAAAGCTTCATTTCCAAATCTATGCCGATGACAAG AGGATCAAAGAAATGGTTAACCATGCTACTAGATTGAATCATGCTATTTCAGCAGTGAGAAATGCTCCATTGACCAGAGCTACCATTTCCTTTGGGGGTTACTATGATGGTCTTTAG